A region of Jonquetella anthropi DSM 22815 DNA encodes the following proteins:
- a CDS encoding type III PLP-dependent enzyme has protein sequence MNSTFQLSPDQASALAEKYGSPLVVLSLKQAEQNYRTLSDWLNRVKLHYAMKSNPAEPLLKTFADLGSGFDVATIGEIKTLLQLGVDPSRLIYANPTKPENWIAQAWKLGVTRFTYDSPAEVGKIAANAPGASVWLRVRIANPGALVNLNSKFGASQADALDLLQLAKSKGLDVAGLSFHVGSQTRDSGPYLNSLAVCRRIFNEAAEMGVPLRSLDIGGGFPIVELGYDIDQETMDSQIRDELEDLFPETELLAEPGRALCGTTANLITSVIGKQVRDGQDWYILDDGIYGTFSGILFDHWDFELLSAKTGPLYLSTFAGPSCDSLDVLFRDRSTPELEVGDRLVVPACGAYTSASATTFNGFSLTPIVIWEEVKESL, from the coding sequence ATGAACAGCACGTTCCAGCTCAGTCCCGACCAGGCGTCGGCGCTGGCGGAGAAATACGGCAGTCCCCTCGTCGTCCTGTCGCTCAAACAGGCCGAGCAGAACTACCGGACCCTGTCCGACTGGCTCAATCGCGTGAAACTTCACTATGCCATGAAGTCCAACCCGGCAGAACCCTTGCTCAAGACCTTTGCGGACCTAGGCAGCGGCTTTGACGTAGCCACAATCGGCGAGATTAAAACGCTCCTGCAGTTGGGCGTTGATCCCAGCCGGCTCATCTACGCCAACCCCACAAAACCGGAAAACTGGATCGCCCAAGCGTGGAAACTCGGCGTCACCCGGTTCACCTACGACTCGCCGGCTGAAGTTGGCAAAATAGCCGCCAACGCTCCTGGCGCCTCGGTCTGGCTTCGGGTCAGAATCGCCAACCCCGGCGCGCTCGTCAACCTCAACAGCAAATTTGGCGCCTCACAGGCCGACGCGCTTGACCTGCTCCAGCTGGCCAAAAGCAAAGGGCTTGACGTCGCCGGCCTCAGCTTCCACGTCGGAAGCCAGACGAGAGACTCCGGCCCGTACCTCAACTCCTTAGCCGTCTGCCGCCGAATCTTCAACGAAGCGGCGGAGATGGGGGTGCCGCTCAGATCGTTAGACATCGGCGGCGGCTTCCCAATCGTCGAGCTCGGCTACGACATCGACCAAGAGACCATGGACAGCCAGATCCGGGACGAACTGGAAGACCTCTTCCCCGAGACCGAACTGCTGGCCGAACCCGGCCGGGCCCTGTGCGGCACCACAGCCAACCTGATAACCAGCGTCATCGGCAAACAGGTGCGGGACGGCCAGGACTGGTACATCCTCGACGACGGCATCTACGGCACCTTCTCGGGCATCCTGTTTGACCACTGGGACTTTGAACTGCTCAGCGCCAAAACGGGCCCGCTGTACCTGTCCACGTTCGCCGGCCCGAGCTGTGACTCTCTGGACGTCCTGTTCCGCGACCGTTCCACGCCGGAACTGGAAGTGGGCGACCGGCTCGTCGTCCCGGCCTGCGGCGCGTACACGTCCGCGTCAGCCACCACATTCAACGGATTCTCCCTCACCCCGATCGTCATCTGGGAAGAGGTCAAAGAAAGCCTATAA